The Chitinophagales bacterium genome includes a window with the following:
- a CDS encoding MBL fold metallo-hydrolase, whose product MKVEQIYTGCIAHAAYYVENNGEAAIFDPLREVQPYIDRAEKDDAKIKYVFQTHFHADFVSGHLDLAKKTGADIVYGPTAKPGYDAITAEDNQEFKVGDYTIKVIHTPGHTMESTTYMLIDEKGKEYGIITGDTLFIGDVGRPDLAQKVVADLTQDKLAGHLYDSLRNKIMPLNDDLIVFPNHGAGSACGKNMSKETTDTLGNQKKTNYALNPELSREEFKKEVLTGLVEPPQYFPENVLMNIKGYESLDKVIERAKTPLSVDAFEVVANETRALILDTRNAEDFAKGHIPNSVNIGIDGNFAMWVGEMILDLKQEILLVTDKGREEESMIRLSRVGYDNTIGYLDGGFESWKKAGREVNTINRISAEEFAKKYKEDALVFDVRKKSEYDSEHVINAKNVPLNQISEHLAEFPKDKEFVLHCAGGYRSMIAASILKQRGWDNFTDVVGGFEDISKTDVEKTEYVCPSTLL is encoded by the coding sequence ATGAAAGTAGAACAAATTTATACCGGATGTATCGCCCATGCAGCGTACTATGTAGAAAACAATGGCGAAGCTGCCATTTTTGATCCACTCAGAGAAGTGCAACCCTATATTGATCGGGCAGAGAAAGATGATGCCAAGATCAAGTATGTTTTTCAAACGCATTTCCATGCCGACTTTGTAAGCGGACACTTGGATTTGGCAAAGAAAACCGGAGCGGATATCGTGTATGGGCCAACTGCCAAGCCAGGTTATGACGCTATTACAGCCGAGGACAATCAGGAATTTAAAGTCGGGGATTATACCATAAAAGTAATCCATACGCCCGGGCACACCATGGAAAGTACCACTTACATGTTGATTGATGAAAAAGGAAAAGAATACGGCATTATCACGGGAGATACTTTATTTATCGGAGATGTGGGCAGACCGGATTTGGCACAAAAAGTAGTGGCCGACTTAACGCAGGACAAACTTGCCGGCCATTTGTACGATTCTTTGAGGAACAAAATTATGCCCCTAAACGATGATTTGATCGTATTTCCAAATCACGGAGCGGGAAGTGCTTGTGGCAAAAACATGAGCAAGGAAACTACCGATACTTTGGGCAATCAGAAAAAAACCAATTACGCCCTGAATCCAGAATTGAGCAGAGAGGAATTCAAAAAAGAAGTATTGACCGGTTTGGTAGAACCACCGCAATACTTTCCTGAAAATGTGCTGATGAATATCAAAGGCTACGAAAGCCTGGACAAAGTGATAGAAAGAGCCAAAACACCATTGAGTGTAGATGCTTTTGAGGTAGTGGCCAATGAAACCCGCGCATTGATATTGGATACCAGGAATGCGGAGGATTTTGCCAAAGGACATATCCCAAATAGCGTGAACATTGGTATTGATGGAAATTTCGCCATGTGGGTAGGAGAAATGATTTTGGATTTGAAACAAGAAATCCTTTTGGTTACCGATAAAGGCAGGGAAGAGGAAAGCATGATCCGATTGTCAAGAGTTGGCTATGACAATACCATTGGCTATCTAGATGGCGGTTTTGAAAGCTGGAAAAAAGCCGGAAGGGAAGTAAATACCATCAACAGAATTTCTGCTGAAGAATTTGCCAAAAAATACAAGGAAGATGCACTGGTATTTGATGTGAGAAAGAAAAGCGAATACGATTCTGAGCATGTCATCAATGCCAAAAATGTACCGCTCAATCAAATCAGCGAACATCTGGCGGAATTCCCCAAAGACAAGGAATTTGTACTGCACTGTGCCGGTGGGTATAGAAGTATGATTGCCGCCTCTATTTTAAAGCAAAGAGGCTGGGACAATTTCACTGATGTAGTGGGCGGATTTGAGGATATTTCCAAAACAGACGTGGAGAAAACTGAATATGTTTGTCCATCTACATTGTTGTAA
- a CDS encoding universal stress protein, producing the protein MKRILIPIDFSELSEYAFSIAKEIQEKTNAQLIGLNVVHVGKSALYKTDGTLSDSNDFDVEAIRKQQADNEQKIQEFLKDVPNSKGVVKIGNIEEIILNCEKDEEIDLIIMGTHGSSGLSQQLSGTIADKIVRKAQASVITLKCKRETSEFKDILLVSDYDQAEKDNIAQLKEIASIFGAKLHLLKVNTPSNSSEVSEIENNMSKYCQLNGLENVDFHVVENDKLEDGITKFADEKGIEFIAIGSKGRMGISALFRGCISADLVNHLYKPVFTFRA; encoded by the coding sequence ATGAAACGAATACTCATCCCAATAGATTTCTCAGAGCTATCAGAATATGCATTTTCTATTGCTAAGGAAATACAGGAAAAAACCAATGCGCAATTAATTGGGCTCAATGTAGTGCATGTGGGCAAATCCGCACTTTACAAAACCGATGGAACCCTTTCTGACAGCAACGATTTTGATGTGGAAGCCATTAGAAAGCAGCAAGCGGATAATGAGCAAAAAATACAGGAATTTTTGAAAGATGTACCCAACTCAAAAGGGGTGGTCAAAATCGGGAATATTGAAGAAATTATCCTAAACTGTGAAAAAGACGAGGAAATAGATTTAATCATTATGGGCACACACGGTTCTTCTGGTCTATCCCAACAATTGAGCGGAACCATTGCCGATAAAATCGTACGCAAAGCACAGGCATCTGTCATTACATTGAAATGCAAACGCGAAACTTCTGAGTTTAAGGACATTTTATTGGTCAGCGACTATGACCAGGCCGAGAAAGACAATATCGCACAGCTAAAAGAAATAGCATCAATTTTTGGAGCAAAACTGCATTTGCTAAAGGTCAATACTCCATCTAACAGCAGCGAAGTATCAGAAATTGAAAACAATATGTCTAAATATTGCCAACTTAACGGCTTGGAAAATGTTGATTTTCATGTTGTTGAAAACGATAAGCTGGAAGATGGGATCACAAAATTCGCAGATGAAAAAGGCATAGAATTTATTGCCATTGGCTCCAAGGGTAGAATGGGCATCAGTGCCTTGTTTAGGGGCTGCATTTCTGCCGATTTGGTCAATCATTTATACAAACCCGTTTTCACTTTTAGAGCATAA
- a CDS encoding YeeE/YedE thiosulfate transporter family protein has protein sequence MNLIELIKEPWPWYVAGPLIAFVFFLLSFFGRSFGVSDSLRTMCSMSGAGKKIEFFDFDWRNQIWNIIFIIGAAIGGFIATFWLSSDTPVQIHESVIANIHAMNLDAPSPYKILPESIFSFEALLTLRGFIALVLGGFLVGFGARYAGGCTSGHAISGLSNLQLPSLIAVIGFFIGGLIMAHLLLPVIMNL, from the coding sequence ATGAACCTAATTGAATTGATAAAAGAACCTTGGCCCTGGTATGTTGCCGGGCCATTGATTGCCTTTGTATTTTTCTTATTGTCCTTTTTTGGAAGGAGCTTTGGAGTTTCCGATTCCTTGCGGACCATGTGTTCGATGAGCGGAGCTGGAAAGAAAATCGAATTTTTCGACTTTGACTGGCGCAATCAAATCTGGAACATCATATTTATTATTGGCGCAGCCATTGGAGGATTTATTGCCACATTTTGGTTGTCATCCGATACACCTGTTCAAATCCATGAATCGGTGATTGCAAATATCCACGCCATGAATTTGGATGCTCCTTCGCCCTACAAAATTTTACCCGAATCCATCTTCTCTTTTGAAGCATTGCTAACCCTAAGAGGTTTTATAGCCCTGGTGCTCGGTGGATTTTTAGTAGGCTTTGGCGCGCGCTATGCAGGTGGCTGCACTTCAGGTCACGCCATTAGCGGATTGAGCAATTTGCAATTGCCATCATTGATTGCCGTAATAGGATTTTTCATTGGCGGCTTGATTATGGCGCATTTGCTACTGCCTGTAATCATGAATTTATAA
- a CDS encoding DUF6691 family protein: protein MKYLKFLSVGILFGIVLAKAEVISWYRIYEMFLFKSFHMYGIIGSAVIIGIIIVFLAKKYKWRTLDGEGMVFNPKQMSIPRYLYGGIIFGLGWALAGACPGPMYILVGAGYPVILVVIFAAYLGTLAYGAVRSKLPH, encoded by the coding sequence ATGAAATACTTAAAATTTTTATCGGTAGGGATACTATTTGGAATAGTGCTGGCAAAAGCAGAAGTGATTTCCTGGTACCGAATCTATGAGATGTTTTTGTTCAAGAGCTTCCACATGTATGGAATAATTGGCTCGGCAGTGATCATAGGAATTATAATCGTCTTTTTGGCGAAAAAATACAAATGGCGTACCTTAGATGGAGAAGGTATGGTCTTCAATCCCAAGCAAATGAGCATACCGAGGTATCTCTACGGTGGTATAATATTCGGATTGGGCTGGGCATTGGCAGGAGCTTGTCCAGGACCCATGTATATTTTGGTGGGAGCTGGTTATCCGGTAATTCTTGTAGTAATTTTCGCAGCCTATCTAGGTACACTGGCTTATGGCGCTGTAAGAAGCAAATTGCCTCATTAA
- a CDS encoding porin — protein sequence MNSNNTTLLKQWFLILCAVLITGTNVSAQVADTTITEKKGFFRKGAFSFSGSLDTYYSYNFNKPGPLENGGTTGVGRIFDLEHNRIAFGMLRTMVAYETEKTEIVGELAFGPAAELANFGNTGTSILIKQAYIKHSLGKKFSFKVGQFGTHIGYELVDANANFNYSLSYLFGNGPFYHTGLLLNYAFSDKVQVMAGIVNGWDNISDNNKGKSFVGQLALSPSDDFELYLNWIGGNEDGSEITGDSTKSYKQMVDLTSTYSVTEKFNIGVNAAFGTYKFDNNNFSAWGGAALYLNYNFTDLFAIGTRVEYFDDDRGVQYLGAKYTGLTLTGIFTLANGAVLIKPEIRHDRSNKNIYSAEISGPKTNGEVKFKKYQTTAGIAVIGVF from the coding sequence ATGAATTCAAACAACACAACACTTTTAAAACAATGGTTTCTAATCTTATGCGCAGTTCTGATTACAGGAACAAATGTGTCAGCACAAGTTGCAGACACTACTATTACGGAAAAAAAAGGATTCTTTCGCAAAGGTGCATTTTCATTTTCCGGAAGTCTTGATACTTATTACTCTTATAATTTTAATAAACCTGGGCCTCTGGAAAACGGGGGAACAACGGGTGTAGGAAGGATATTTGATCTGGAACACAACCGCATCGCATTTGGTATGTTGCGTACTATGGTGGCGTACGAAACAGAAAAAACAGAAATTGTAGGAGAACTCGCTTTTGGCCCTGCCGCAGAGCTGGCAAATTTTGGCAATACCGGTACCAGTATTTTGATTAAGCAGGCCTACATCAAACACTCTTTAGGTAAAAAATTCAGCTTTAAAGTCGGGCAATTCGGAACTCATATTGGATATGAACTGGTAGATGCAAATGCCAACTTCAATTACAGCCTTTCTTATCTTTTTGGCAATGGCCCGTTTTACCATACAGGCTTACTATTAAATTATGCGTTTAGCGATAAAGTACAAGTGATGGCAGGTATTGTAAATGGTTGGGATAATATCTCTGACAATAATAAGGGAAAATCTTTTGTTGGTCAGTTGGCTTTGAGCCCTTCAGATGATTTCGAGCTTTATCTCAATTGGATTGGAGGCAACGAAGACGGCTCTGAAATAACAGGAGATTCAACAAAAAGCTATAAACAAATGGTGGATTTAACCTCTACTTATTCTGTTACTGAAAAATTCAATATAGGAGTAAATGCTGCATTCGGAACTTACAAGTTTGACAATAATAATTTTAGTGCCTGGGGCGGTGCAGCTCTCTATCTTAATTACAACTTTACTGATTTATTTGCTATAGGAACCAGGGTAGAATATTTTGATGATGACAGAGGTGTCCAATACTTAGGAGCCAAATACACAGGATTAACATTAACCGGAATTTTTACTTTAGCCAATGGGGCTGTTCTAATCAAGCCTGAGATCAGACATGACAGGAGCAATAAAAATATTTATTCTGCTGAAATAAGTGGTCCCAAAACAAATGGTGAAGTAAAGTTTAAAAAATACCAGACTACTGCTGGGATAGCAGTTATTGGAGTCTTTTAA
- a CDS encoding ammonium transporter, with product METVSFTVNNLWIMIAAILVFAMHLGFASLEAGLTRSKNTVNIIFKNVMIISIGLLTYALLGFNLMYPGAEFAGKFFGFAGFGITPPPGGMTSEYSGGYTYWTDFIFQAMFAATAATIISGAVAERIKLFSFLLFSVVYVSICYPIVGMWKWGGGFLDSLSTPFYDFAGSTIVHSVGGWGALAGAIILGPRLGKYIEGKIRPIPGHSMPLTVIGVLILWLGWYGFNGGSVLSADAELVSLVFVTTSLAAAAGAIGAFIFSFAIFRSHDLTMVLNGILGGLVGITAGADLMDPLSSVIIGFIAGALVVLAVAFFDRIVKVDDPVGAISVHLVCGIWGTLAVGLFGANAGMPQLISQLIGIGLVGVFCFLFAFILFFIIKKLLGIRVSEADEIEGLDITEHGMHAYPDFTIK from the coding sequence ATGGAAACAGTCAGTTTTACGGTAAATAACCTTTGGATAATGATAGCAGCAATTTTGGTATTTGCTATGCATTTGGGATTTGCCTCGCTCGAGGCGGGACTTACACGCTCTAAAAATACAGTGAATATTATTTTTAAAAATGTAATGATTATATCTATCGGCTTGCTGACTTATGCACTTTTAGGGTTTAACCTGATGTATCCTGGTGCGGAGTTTGCCGGGAAGTTTTTTGGCTTTGCCGGTTTTGGAATTACACCCCCTCCCGGAGGAATGACCTCTGAGTATTCAGGTGGATATACGTATTGGACTGATTTTATATTCCAGGCAATGTTTGCAGCAACTGCAGCTACAATTATATCTGGTGCAGTTGCAGAGCGTATCAAACTTTTCAGTTTCCTGCTTTTCTCAGTGGTTTATGTATCAATATGCTATCCAATTGTTGGCATGTGGAAATGGGGAGGAGGATTTCTCGATAGTCTTTCCACTCCATTTTATGATTTTGCAGGCTCCACTATTGTTCACTCTGTTGGTGGTTGGGGTGCTCTTGCAGGAGCCATTATTCTGGGTCCCCGATTAGGTAAATATATTGAAGGGAAAATCCGGCCAATTCCCGGACACAGCATGCCCCTGACTGTAATTGGAGTACTCATACTTTGGCTGGGTTGGTATGGGTTTAATGGAGGGTCTGTGCTCAGTGCAGACGCTGAATTGGTCTCTTTAGTTTTTGTCACAACTTCATTAGCAGCAGCAGCAGGGGCTATAGGGGCATTCATATTTTCTTTTGCCATTTTCAGATCACATGATTTAACGATGGTGCTTAATGGTATTCTTGGAGGGTTAGTTGGTATTACAGCTGGCGCTGATTTAATGGATCCCCTTTCATCAGTAATTATTGGTTTTATAGCAGGTGCATTGGTAGTTCTTGCTGTAGCTTTTTTCGATCGCATAGTAAAAGTTGATGACCCTGTGGGTGCAATTTCAGTCCATCTTGTATGTGGAATATGGGGAACACTTGCCGTAGGATTATTTGGCGCCAATGCAGGAATGCCTCAATTAATTAGTCAATTGATCGGTATCGGGCTAGTAGGAGTATTTTGCTTTTTGTTTGCTTTTATACTCTTTTTTATCATAAAGAAATTATTGGGCATTCGTGTCTCTGAAGCTGATGAAATAGAAGGGCTGGATATTACCGAACACGGTATGCATGCATACCCTGATTTTACTATTAAATAA
- a CDS encoding P-II family nitrogen regulator, with protein sequence MKKIEAIVRTSKLEKVREELAKINVNFFTFYDVQGFGKQKGAEIHYRGAIYDMASIPRTVIEIIVSEEKTDEIIQCIINSASTGEIGDGKIFVTAVERVFNIRKGEEGTSAL encoded by the coding sequence ATGAAAAAAATCGAAGCCATTGTCCGCACATCCAAACTGGAAAAAGTGAGAGAAGAATTAGCGAAAATCAATGTCAACTTCTTCACTTTCTATGATGTGCAGGGGTTTGGCAAGCAAAAAGGAGCGGAAATCCACTATCGCGGTGCGATCTATGATATGGCATCTATTCCCAGAACGGTTATTGAAATAATAGTTTCTGAGGAAAAAACAGATGAGATCATTCAGTGCATCATAAATTCAGCCAGTACAGGAGAAATCGGAGATGGGAAGATTTTTGTCACTGCTGTAGAGCGTGTATTTAATATCAGAAAAGGGGAAGAAGGTACTTCGGCTTTGTAA
- a CDS encoding MBL fold metallo-hydrolase — MHIEQIYTGCLAQGAYYIESNGEAAVIDPLRESAPYLEKAKKRNAKIKYIFETHFHADFVSGHVDLAEKSGGIIVYGPGAKTDFDFHEGKDGEIFELGDLKIKLLHTPGHTMESSTYLLLDEKGNEKAIFSGDTLFIGDVGRPDLAQKGDITQDDLAGMLYDSLRNKIMPLPDDITVYPAHGAGSACGKNMSKETTDTLGNQKKTNYALRADMSKAEFIKEVTEGLLPPPQYFAKNVAMNKTKETSSLDSVLEKGNVALDPEKFESIANHEGALVLDTRKESEFAKEHIPNSIFIGIDGDFAPWVGALIPDLQQPIIFLAEKGREEEVVTRLSRVGYDNTLGYLEGGIKAWKAAGKETDSVQSVSAGEFAKTYENGNTNVLDVRKQSEFQSEHVEDAQNFPLDYINDNMDELDKNKEYHVHCAGGYRSMIASSILKARSYQDVVNIEGGFGAISETDVPKTEYICPSTLK, encoded by the coding sequence ATGCATATTGAACAGATTTATACCGGATGTTTGGCACAAGGTGCTTATTACATCGAAAGCAATGGCGAAGCAGCAGTGATTGATCCCTTGAGGGAATCTGCACCCTATTTGGAAAAAGCCAAAAAAAGGAATGCCAAGATCAAATACATTTTCGAAACCCACTTCCATGCCGATTTTGTATCGGGTCATGTGGATTTGGCCGAAAAATCCGGTGGAATCATTGTTTATGGCCCCGGAGCAAAAACCGATTTTGATTTTCACGAAGGAAAAGACGGTGAAATATTTGAACTGGGCGATTTGAAAATAAAATTGCTGCACACGCCTGGGCATACCATGGAAAGTTCCACCTATTTGCTTTTGGATGAAAAAGGAAACGAAAAAGCCATATTCAGTGGCGACACTCTATTTATAGGCGATGTAGGCCGTCCTGATTTGGCACAAAAAGGAGACATCACCCAAGATGATTTGGCAGGAATGCTTTATGATAGCCTGCGCAATAAAATCATGCCGTTACCAGATGATATTACCGTATATCCAGCGCACGGTGCTGGTTCAGCTTGCGGAAAAAACATGAGCAAGGAAACCACAGATACTTTGGGCAACCAAAAAAAGACCAATTACGCATTGCGCGCTGATATGAGCAAAGCCGAATTCATCAAGGAAGTGACTGAGGGATTGTTGCCTCCCCCACAATATTTTGCCAAGAATGTGGCCATGAACAAAACAAAGGAAACTTCTTCGCTCGATAGTGTTTTGGAAAAAGGAAATGTAGCTTTGGATCCTGAAAAATTTGAATCCATCGCCAATCATGAAGGTGCATTGGTGCTCGATACTCGTAAGGAGAGCGAATTTGCCAAGGAACACATCCCCAATTCTATTTTCATAGGAATTGATGGCGACTTTGCCCCTTGGGTAGGCGCTTTGATTCCAGATTTGCAACAACCCATTATTTTTCTAGCAGAAAAAGGCAGGGAAGAAGAAGTGGTTACCAGGCTTTCAAGAGTAGGCTATGACAATACGCTTGGATATTTGGAAGGCGGCATAAAAGCATGGAAAGCTGCGGGAAAGGAAACCGATTCCGTTCAGTCAGTATCTGCCGGGGAATTTGCCAAAACCTATGAAAATGGCAATACAAATGTATTGGATGTGCGCAAGCAGAGCGAATTCCAATCAGAGCATGTGGAGGATGCGCAAAACTTCCCATTGGACTACATCAATGACAATATGGATGAGTTGGACAAAAACAAGGAATACCATGTGCATTGTGCAGGCGGCTACCGCTCTATGATAGCCAGCTCTATCCTTAAAGCCAGATCTTACCAAGATGTGGTAAATATTGAAGGTGGATTTGGGGCCATATCCGAAACTGATGTGCCGAAGACCGAATATATTTGCCCAAGCACATTGAAGTAA